In a genomic window of Pedobacter sp. KBS0701:
- a CDS encoding SusC/RagA family TonB-linked outer membrane protein, with amino-acid sequence MKKSISMGDKLRACCSGQNMGFITKVVVLLFAIFVFQSGKSQAQTVTLSKSNAKIVDVFKEIRKQTGYDFVYTSRHISEAKPVTINLKNAPLENALAACFKDQPLSYSIQNKTIVVKQKETLENLQSSSVSVSMKTRSIAGQVTSPDGRPMPGVTVLSKETNVRAVTDKEGRYWIEVLDEKGATLIFSYIGMQSRQIAVNNLQNLNVTLTEAVKEMEEMVVTGYQILKKSDVVGSTASVNAKDLYLNGVNTIEQALQGKIAGLVVTNTSGLTGTKQTVRVRGTSTLSGSQEPIWVVDGVIQEEPLPFKAQSLNANGEINADNIDFIRNFVGNSIRWLNPMDIEDVTVLKDASATAIYGIRAGNGVIVITTKKGRVGPPVISYSTNFSTTEKVTADKLNLMNSKERVAVSREIFTNGLTSTYANSTVGYAGALNDYLFKKTISADEFNARVKDMETVNTDWFDLLYRVPFSNGHNLSISGGSPNTRYYSSFGYNNSAGTARGNDATSITGKISVNTKLSEKITIDASLSASKNQVNSFYQVDPYNYAKGTNRAIRAVNPDGSLVFYPNVSGYAFNILNERDQTGNSNKVLTVNTFINANYKIIEGLNFQSLYSYSSSSTVGESYATEQTEYVARQYRFYNYGAFKPTDAGYKQSKLPVGGEYNIDQATSTVWNWRNSLSYSKAFNKKHVVNFMFGYELNSTKYLGYTNTTLGYLRDRGKSFATLPTSTTLGTITTISDYPTKFSPKITDRLANTMGLYLTSSYTFDSRYVVNASVRNDRSNRFGQFTGEKFNPVWAGGLKWNVANEKWFNRSYWLSDLSISGTFGYQRNIAANVSPDLIIKTPTGATASATDTFTGESLLTISSLPYGDLRWEQNASMNLGLNFSLFSNKVTGSFEYYNKRGRELITSLSVPLEYGVASTLVNGGAINNKGYEVAASFVPVRTKNFSWNVTLNTSKNMNSVVKVSPQLVSWRTAVTGTLTALDRPVSGFYAFKYTGIDPSNGYPTFDLSLKPNADPQDPTSYMEYVGKLDPDFTSGLGMNFRYKMLTLSSSFYLQVGGKKFLSPLYTLVNNLPTEYQNLSRQLLDRWSTSNPNGSVPRLPDSSVPTVSLPGRTPSSGGTAPTPFEMYNYSTARVVSATALRCNNINLSYTLPASVVQRLKTKNINVGAGISNVFAINSKDFNGLDAEVATGQQPRTRTFTFNLNLSL; translated from the coding sequence ATGAAAAAATCCATTTCAATGGGCGATAAGCTACGTGCTTGTTGTTCCGGGCAAAATATGGGCTTTATAACGAAGGTAGTAGTGCTTTTGTTTGCCATTTTTGTCTTTCAGTCAGGTAAGAGCCAGGCGCAAACTGTTACTCTTTCAAAAAGTAATGCCAAAATTGTTGATGTATTTAAGGAAATCAGAAAACAAACAGGATACGATTTCGTATACACCTCCAGGCACATCAGCGAAGCAAAACCTGTAACCATCAATTTAAAAAATGCACCATTAGAAAATGCCCTGGCGGCTTGTTTTAAAGATCAGCCGTTGAGTTATTCTATTCAAAATAAAACCATTGTTGTGAAGCAGAAGGAAACTTTGGAAAATCTCCAGAGTTCATCAGTTTCAGTGTCGATGAAAACCCGTTCGATAGCTGGGCAGGTAACCAGCCCGGATGGTCGGCCGATGCCAGGCGTAACCGTATTATCTAAGGAAACAAATGTAAGGGCAGTAACTGACAAAGAGGGGCGTTACTGGATTGAAGTATTGGATGAAAAAGGAGCCACGCTGATTTTTTCTTATATCGGTATGCAGTCCAGACAGATCGCTGTAAACAACCTCCAGAATTTAAATGTAACCCTCACAGAAGCTGTGAAAGAAATGGAAGAAATGGTGGTGACAGGTTACCAGATACTGAAAAAATCGGATGTAGTAGGATCTACTGCTTCAGTAAATGCCAAAGATTTGTATTTAAACGGCGTAAATACTATTGAGCAGGCGCTACAAGGCAAAATTGCCGGTTTGGTAGTTACCAACACCAGTGGTCTTACCGGAACCAAGCAAACTGTACGGGTACGTGGAACTTCTACCTTATCGGGTTCGCAGGAGCCGATCTGGGTAGTTGATGGTGTGATTCAGGAAGAACCATTGCCATTTAAGGCACAAAGTCTTAATGCTAATGGCGAGATAAACGCTGATAATATAGATTTTATAAGAAATTTTGTAGGTAATTCGATCCGCTGGTTAAATCCAATGGATATTGAAGATGTTACAGTATTAAAAGATGCCTCTGCCACCGCAATATATGGTATCAGGGCCGGTAATGGTGTAATTGTGATCACGACTAAAAAAGGCCGGGTTGGTCCGCCTGTAATCAGCTATTCCACAAACTTCAGTACTACTGAAAAAGTGACTGCTGACAAATTGAATTTAATGAATTCTAAAGAACGGGTAGCGGTATCAAGAGAAATCTTTACCAATGGTTTAACCTCTACTTATGCAAATAGTACAGTAGGTTATGCAGGTGCTTTGAACGATTACTTATTTAAAAAAACAATATCTGCTGATGAGTTTAATGCGAGGGTGAAAGATATGGAGACAGTCAATACCGATTGGTTTGATTTACTTTATCGCGTACCATTTAGTAATGGACACAACTTAAGTATTTCTGGAGGCAGTCCTAATACACGCTATTATTCATCTTTTGGATATAACAATTCAGCCGGTACAGCCAGAGGAAATGACGCTACCAGTATAACAGGAAAAATTTCCGTTAATACCAAGCTTTCAGAAAAAATAACCATTGATGCCAGCCTTTCAGCATCAAAAAACCAGGTTAATTCTTTTTACCAGGTAGATCCGTACAACTATGCTAAAGGTACAAACCGGGCGATAAGAGCCGTTAATCCTGATGGTAGTCTGGTGTTTTATCCGAATGTTTCTGGTTATGCTTTTAATATCCTTAATGAAAGAGATCAGACCGGTAATAGCAATAAGGTATTAACTGTTAATACCTTTATTAATGCGAATTATAAAATTATTGAGGGTCTTAATTTCCAATCCTTATATAGTTACAGTTCAAGTTCTACTGTCGGCGAATCTTACGCAACAGAGCAAACGGAATATGTAGCCCGCCAATACAGATTTTATAATTATGGCGCTTTTAAACCGACAGATGCAGGTTATAAGCAGAGTAAATTGCCGGTAGGGGGCGAATATAATATAGATCAGGCAACCAGTACCGTATGGAATTGGAGAAATAGCTTATCATACAGTAAGGCATTCAACAAGAAACATGTAGTAAACTTTATGTTTGGCTATGAATTAAACAGTACAAAATATCTGGGCTACACCAATACCACTTTAGGATACCTGAGAGATCGAGGTAAATCATTCGCAACTTTACCAACAAGTACCACATTAGGTACTATTACGACGATTAGTGATTATCCAACCAAATTTTCTCCGAAAATAACAGACCGACTAGCGAATACAATGGGGCTTTATCTTACTTCTAGTTATACCTTTGATAGCCGTTATGTAGTAAATGCCAGTGTTAGGAATGACCGTTCAAACCGTTTCGGACAGTTTACCGGTGAAAAATTTAATCCGGTTTGGGCTGGAGGTTTGAAGTGGAATGTTGCGAATGAAAAATGGTTTAACAGATCATATTGGCTATCCGATCTGAGCATTAGCGGTACTTTTGGCTATCAGAGAAACATCGCTGCAAATGTAAGCCCCGATTTAATTATTAAAACACCTACAGGTGCAACCGCCAGTGCTACAGATACCTTTACAGGTGAAAGTTTACTTACCATTAGTTCTTTACCGTATGGAGATTTGAGATGGGAGCAAAATGCGAGCATGAATTTAGGGCTTAATTTCAGTTTATTCAGCAATAAGGTAACCGGATCATTTGAATATTACAATAAAAGAGGACGCGAACTGATTACCAGTCTGAGCGTACCTTTAGAATATGGAGTTGCCAGTACACTCGTTAATGGAGGAGCCATCAACAACAAAGGCTATGAAGTTGCGGCCAGCTTCGTTCCGGTACGTACTAAAAATTTCAGCTGGAACGTGACATTGAACACTTCAAAAAATATGAACAGTGTTGTAAAAGTAAGCCCTCAGCTGGTGAGCTGGAGAACAGCAGTTACCGGAACGCTAACTGCGCTCGACAGGCCGGTATCTGGATTTTATGCATTTAAATATACCGGTATAGATCCATCAAATGGCTATCCAACTTTCGACCTGTCTCTAAAACCAAATGCAGATCCTCAAGATCCAACTTCTTATATGGAGTATGTAGGTAAGCTGGATCCTGACTTTACATCTGGTTTGGGGATGAATTTTCGGTATAAAATGTTAACATTAAGTTCGAGCTTTTACCTGCAGGTTGGCGGTAAGAAGTTTCTGTCTCCATTGTATACACTCGTAAATAATCTTCCTACAGAATATCAGAACCTATCACGTCAGCTGTTAGATCGCTGGTCTACGTCTAATCCAAATGGTAGCGTACCACGGTTACCAGATAGTTCAGTTCCTACGGTGAGTTTGCCAGGAAGAACACCTAGTTCTGGAGGAACGGCTCCAACACCATTTGAAATGTACAATTATAGTACCGCTCGGGTAGTTAGTGCCACTGCATTACGTTGCAATAATATCAATTTAAGTTATACGCTTCCCGCTTCTGTAGTGCAACGGTTAAAAACCAAGAACATTAATGTTGGTGCGGGTATATCTAATGTTTTTGCCATTAATAGTAAAGATTTCAATGGGCTTGATGCAGAGGTAGCTACCGGACAGCAACCCAGAACCAGAACATTTACTTTTAATTTGAACTTAAGTTTATAA
- a CDS encoding FecR family protein, which yields MNQRDKTDPIPEIAYKWQNGTVTKEEKVFYEQWYSSFNDEELDLRETDYTSFDELEKSLYSKISVGLEDEKIKPSTSKLFPIWFKSAAAILVFAFGFLAYQSGWFSLLNAPGKTKAVILPGTNMATLKLSNGKILQLSSTKLGLKIDSDDLEYIDGSSIVLDKTSVVTKEMEIKTPNGGTYQVELPDGTKVWLNASSSILLAANFLSNPERRLKLQGEAYFEVAKVSTAVNGITKRKPFIITVNDKSIEVLGTHFNVRAYNSEPSLKTTLLEGSVRVVDGNNTRKLVPGEQATALNGLINVNKVDVEEAIAWKNGNFQFTNEGIERIMQDIARWYNVEVVYSGPVTKESFGGAISRNKPLHDVLSSLEETGGVHFKIEGRRVIVMP from the coding sequence TTGAATCAACGCGACAAAACCGACCCGATACCAGAAATTGCCTACAAGTGGCAAAACGGAACCGTTACGAAAGAAGAAAAGGTCTTCTACGAGCAATGGTATTCTTCTTTTAATGATGAAGAGCTGGATCTTCGGGAAACGGATTATACCAGTTTTGATGAGCTGGAAAAAAGCCTTTATTCCAAAATAAGCGTTGGGCTTGAAGATGAAAAAATAAAACCTTCAACATCTAAACTTTTTCCCATTTGGTTTAAAAGTGCAGCAGCCATACTGGTTTTCGCTTTTGGATTTCTTGCTTACCAATCGGGTTGGTTTAGCTTGCTCAATGCGCCTGGAAAAACTAAAGCCGTGATTTTGCCGGGAACAAATATGGCCACTTTGAAACTCTCCAATGGTAAAATTTTGCAGTTAAGTAGCACTAAGCTCGGTTTAAAAATTGATTCTGATGATCTGGAATATATAGATGGAAGTAGCATCGTTTTAGACAAAACCAGTGTTGTAACGAAAGAAATGGAGATTAAAACACCAAATGGAGGTACTTACCAGGTAGAACTGCCAGATGGTACTAAGGTTTGGCTTAATGCATCAAGTAGTATTTTGCTTGCTGCAAACTTTTTATCAAACCCGGAGCGGCGTTTGAAACTACAGGGCGAGGCTTATTTCGAAGTAGCAAAAGTAAGTACGGCTGTTAATGGCATTACCAAAAGAAAGCCTTTTATCATTACCGTTAACGATAAATCTATCGAGGTACTGGGTACCCACTTTAATGTAAGGGCTTACAACAGTGAGCCATCACTTAAAACAACATTGCTTGAGGGCAGCGTAAGGGTTGTTGATGGTAATAACACCAGAAAGTTAGTTCCTGGCGAGCAGGCAACTGCCCTGAATGGCCTTATAAATGTGAATAAGGTTGACGTAGAAGAGGCTATTGCCTGGAAGAACGGAAATTTTCAGTTTACCAATGAGGGGATAGAACGGATTATGCAGGATATTGCCAGGTGGTATAATGTAGAAGTAGTTTACAGCGGACCGGTTACAAAAGAAAGCTTCGGTGGAGCCATCTCCCGAAATAAACCCTTACATGATGTACTTTCATCGCTTGAAGAAACCGGTGGAGTACATTTCAAAATTGAAGGAAGGAGGGTAATCGTGATGCCATAA
- a CDS encoding RNA polymerase sigma factor, producing MSSYESFTDTQLISHLQSGDQGAFTEVYRRFWDKVFSVAYHRLANQAEAEEVVQEVFLSLWKRRSNLQIRYSLHTYLSAATKYQVINKQSRGYFNAEKRNSLEDIPEQGIDTTELWFSERELRQELDKHINELPVKCRLIFKMSREGYKSNTAIAEELDISEKTVEAHITRALKILKDKLGAGLPLILYLLSK from the coding sequence ATGAGTAGCTATGAATCTTTTACGGATACCCAGCTAATTTCCCATTTACAAAGTGGTGATCAGGGTGCATTTACCGAGGTGTACCGCAGGTTTTGGGATAAAGTATTCTCTGTAGCGTATCATCGCCTCGCTAACCAGGCTGAAGCCGAAGAAGTGGTACAGGAAGTGTTTTTAAGTCTTTGGAAACGGCGTTCTAATCTGCAGATCAGGTATAGCCTTCACACCTACCTCAGTGCAGCAACAAAATATCAGGTGATTAACAAACAAAGCAGGGGATATTTTAATGCGGAGAAAAGAAATTCGCTGGAGGACATTCCGGAACAGGGGATCGATACTACGGAACTGTGGTTTTCTGAACGTGAACTGAGGCAGGAATTAGATAAACATATTAATGAACTTCCGGTTAAATGCCGCCTGATTTTCAAAATGAGCAGGGAAGGCTACAAATCAAATACAGCAATAGCCGAAGAATTGGATATCTCTGAAAAAACAGTTGAAGCGCACATTACCAGGGCGCTTAAAATTTTGAAGGATAAATTAGGCGCGGGATTGCCATTAATTTTGTATCTGCTGTCAAAATAA
- a CDS encoding helix-turn-helix domain-containing protein, whose protein sequence is MSKIKETSTNYANKQALADECLEVYTANIIGGQWALVICSWLMNGKLRFGELKKKLPNITERMLTLQLRKLEADKIVKRTIYAEVPPRVEYELTAIGLELRPIINELESWGVKHKNLLGEF, encoded by the coding sequence ATGTCTAAGATCAAGGAAACCTCTACCAACTATGCTAACAAACAAGCTTTAGCTGATGAGTGTTTAGAAGTTTATACGGCCAACATCATCGGCGGACAATGGGCTTTGGTGATCTGTTCGTGGTTAATGAATGGTAAACTCAGATTTGGAGAGTTAAAAAAAAAATTGCCCAATATTACCGAACGAATGCTCACCTTACAGCTACGCAAATTAGAAGCAGATAAAATTGTTAAGCGAACCATCTACGCCGAAGTTCCGCCACGGGTGGAATATGAACTAACCGCCATTGGCCTGGAATTGAGACCGATTATTAATGAACTCGAAAGCTGGGGCGTAAAACATAAAAATTTGTTAGGGGAATTTTGA
- a CDS encoding NAD(P)H-dependent oxidoreductase: MKTLIVVTHPDIKNSVINKRWIEELDKYPDKYLVHQLYEAYPDEKIDVSAEQKLVEQHDKIVFQFPYYWFNSPSLLKKWMDEVLTHGWAYGSKSGYKLAGKKIALAISLGVEEHELRPSEKYKYTLAELTRPFELSFEYVKADYQPPFAYYGMEYNTSKKWIEESVPLYLDFLDSL; encoded by the coding sequence ATGAAAACATTAATCGTAGTCACCCATCCCGATATTAAAAATTCTGTAATCAACAAACGGTGGATTGAAGAGTTAGATAAATACCCCGATAAATATCTGGTCCATCAACTGTATGAGGCATATCCTGATGAAAAGATTGATGTATCAGCAGAACAAAAGCTGGTTGAACAGCATGATAAAATTGTATTCCAGTTTCCCTATTATTGGTTCAATTCTCCTTCACTTCTAAAAAAATGGATGGATGAAGTACTCACCCATGGATGGGCCTATGGCAGCAAAAGCGGTTATAAATTGGCTGGCAAAAAAATCGCCCTGGCCATTTCATTGGGCGTTGAAGAACACGAACTGCGTCCATCAGAAAAGTATAAGTATACATTAGCAGAATTAACCCGTCCGTTCGAACTTTCTTTTGAATATGTAAAAGCCGATTACCAACCCCCATTTGCTTATTATGGAATGGAGTATAACACGTCGAAAAAATGGATAGAAGAAAGCGTTCCTTTATATTTAGATTTTTTAGATTCGTTGTAA